In the Pseudomonas sp. DTU_2021_1001937_2_SI_NGA_ILE_001 genome, one interval contains:
- a CDS encoding 5-deoxy-glucuronate isomerase, which yields MSLLTKSKATGTCIVTLPVAGPKHLGFAAYRLEAGEVLPLAAQDREQCVVLLGGRVSVNGEAQGQGAFGWANIGARHSVFERRPPYAIYLPPNSQAQFLALGPASLAVCSAPGAEGGPFPARLITPDSMRRSMRGKGTGTCLVYEVLSDAQLIHSLLVIEVHAPPGYSSGCLPPVQAPEGDALADTVEELCYHQVSPVDRFVFQRVYTFDRHIDQAMAVENHDLVSLPKGLHPLSVPLGCESYCLSVKAASPLPGRRDADWHDL from the coding sequence ATGAGTCTATTGACCAAAAGCAAGGCGACTGGCACCTGCATTGTCACCTTGCCTGTCGCAGGGCCGAAGCATCTGGGCTTCGCGGCGTACCGTCTGGAGGCCGGGGAGGTTCTGCCGTTGGCAGCACAAGACCGCGAACAGTGTGTGGTGCTGCTGGGAGGGCGCGTCAGCGTCAATGGCGAGGCACAGGGGCAGGGCGCCTTTGGCTGGGCCAATATCGGTGCGCGGCATTCGGTGTTCGAGCGCCGGCCCCCTTATGCGATCTATCTGCCGCCCAATAGCCAGGCGCAGTTCCTCGCCTTGGGGCCGGCCAGCCTGGCGGTCTGCTCGGCGCCAGGCGCTGAGGGTGGGCCTTTTCCCGCGCGGCTGATCACGCCTGACAGTATGCGCCGCAGCATGCGCGGCAAGGGCACCGGCACCTGTCTGGTCTACGAAGTGCTGTCCGATGCCCAGTTGATTCATTCACTGCTGGTGATCGAAGTGCATGCGCCGCCAGGTTATTCGTCCGGCTGCCTGCCGCCCGTGCAAGCGCCTGAAGGCGACGCGTTGGCAGACACCGTCGAAGAGCTCTGCTACCACCAGGTCAGCCCGGTCGACCGCTTCGTGTTCCAGCGGGTATACACCTTCGACCGGCATATCGACCAGGCCATGGCGGTGGAAAATCATGACCTGGTCAGCCTGCCCAAGGGGCTGCATCCGCTGAGTGTGCCCCTGGGTTGTGAAAGCTATTGCCTGAGCGTGAAGGCCGCCTCGCCACTGCCAGGGCGTCGCGACGCCGACTGGCACGACCTGTGA
- a CDS encoding lysylphosphatidylglycerol synthase domain-containing protein: protein MSQAGTAERNGHSPSWTWAKRGLKLFFFIAVPVLLFLLVKNLDWQEVLQALRSYKASTLALAAGVAATSYLVYCGFDILARFYTRHRLSIAQVIPVTFVCYAFNLNLSSWVGGIALRYRLYSRLGLDVPTITRVLSLSLITNWLGYMLLAGVVFSAGFLELPPEWSIGSTTLRLIGLGLLALCAAYLLACRFSRRRSWTVRDQEIVLPSLGQALLQAGLGALNWSLMALVIFTLLPEKAFYPAILGVLLISSIAGVITHIPAGLGVLETVFITLLAHQFSKSTLLAALIGYRAIYFLLPLLLAVVVYLVLEKRAKALSEKNRAAG, encoded by the coding sequence ATGAGCCAGGCCGGCACCGCGGAGCGCAACGGGCATTCGCCCTCTTGGACGTGGGCCAAGCGGGGCCTGAAGCTGTTCTTCTTCATCGCTGTGCCGGTGTTGCTGTTCCTGCTGGTCAAGAACCTCGACTGGCAGGAAGTACTGCAGGCCCTGCGTTCCTACAAGGCCAGCACCCTGGCACTGGCGGCTGGGGTGGCCGCCACCAGTTACCTGGTGTACTGCGGCTTCGATATCCTCGCGCGTTTCTACACTCGCCACCGGCTGAGCATCGCCCAGGTGATCCCGGTGACCTTCGTCTGCTACGCCTTCAACCTCAACCTCAGTTCCTGGGTCGGCGGCATCGCCTTGCGCTACCGGCTGTACTCACGGCTGGGTCTGGATGTGCCGACCATCACTCGTGTTCTCAGCCTGAGCCTGATCACCAACTGGTTGGGCTACATGCTGCTGGCCGGGGTGGTGTTTTCCGCAGGTTTTCTGGAACTGCCGCCTGAGTGGTCGATCGGCTCGACGACTCTACGCCTGATCGGTCTCGGATTGCTGGCCCTGTGCGCGGCCTACCTGCTGGCTTGCCGCTTCTCCAGGCGGCGCTCATGGACGGTGCGGGATCAGGAGATCGTTCTGCCTTCGTTGGGGCAGGCCCTGCTGCAGGCCGGCCTGGGCGCGTTGAACTGGTCGCTGATGGCCCTGGTGATCTTCACCTTGCTACCGGAAAAGGCGTTTTATCCGGCGATTCTCGGCGTGCTGCTGATCAGCAGCATCGCCGGGGTCATCACCCACATCCCGGCAGGCCTCGGGGTGCTGGAAACCGTGTTCATCACCCTGCTGGCCCATCAGTTCTCCAAGAGCACACTGCTGGCCGCGCTGATCGGCTACCGGGCGATCTATTTCCTGCTGCCGTTGCTGCTGGCGGTGGTGGTGTACCTGGTGCTGGAGAAACGTGCCAAGGCCCTCAGCGAGAAGAACCGCGCGGCCGGCTGA
- a CDS encoding TraR/DksA family transcriptional regulator encodes MTKEQLLAMPADDYMNAEQHAFFVELLQSMKVEIHERIEKSRAAIESLDSPADPADAASVEEERHWLVNAIERDQRMLPQLEMALTRIADDTFGWCDDSGEPIGLKRLLISPTTRYCIEAQERHESIDKHQRQY; translated from the coding sequence ATGACAAAGGAACAGTTGCTGGCCATGCCGGCCGATGACTACATGAATGCCGAGCAGCACGCTTTCTTCGTCGAGCTGTTGCAGTCCATGAAAGTTGAAATCCATGAGCGCATCGAGAAGAGTCGTGCCGCCATCGAGAGCCTGGATAGCCCGGCAGACCCTGCCGATGCCGCTTCCGTGGAAGAAGAGCGTCATTGGCTGGTGAACGCCATCGAGCGCGACCAACGCATGCTGCCACAACTGGAAATGGCCCTTACGCGCATCGCTGACGACACCTTTGGCTGGTGCGATGACAGCGGCGAGCCGATCGGCCTGAAGCGCTTGCTGATCAGCCCGACCACTCGCTACTGCATCGAAGCGCAAGAGCGTCACGAGTCCATCGACAAGCATCAGCGCCAGTACTGA
- the clsB gene encoding cardiolipin synthase ClsB encodes MTQGIWRDGNSVELLINGEDFYAAVFEAIRSARRQVLIETFIIFEDRIGEGLQQAVIEAAGNGAQVVVTVDDYGTCDLSSVFVKQMIDAGVQIQLFDPQPRFMGMRTNLFRRLHRKVVVIDGEQAFIGGINYSVDHMTDTGLTAKQDYAVRVRGPIIADIHHSALHMLSPAVRRRLEPVPLRLEHAGSARMLLAERDNQQHTTDIEEQYLAAIRKANTRITLANAYFFPSYRFLRELRNASRRGVKVTLILQGKPDMPFVRVCSRLTYTYLLRDGVVIHEYKQRALHGKVALIDHEWSTVGSSNLDPLSLALNLEANLFIRDARLNQHLQEHLLGLAAAHSVPITLKGAARGQWWRAPMIFLCFHFLRHFPAIAGLFPVHGMRLKPLRAKDVMPEARVIKDQQQAAAELSNQEKTS; translated from the coding sequence GTGACCCAAGGCATATGGCGTGATGGCAACTCGGTGGAGTTGCTGATCAATGGCGAAGACTTCTATGCGGCGGTGTTCGAAGCGATCCGCAGCGCCCGTCGGCAGGTGCTGATCGAGACCTTCATCATTTTCGAGGATCGCATTGGTGAGGGGCTGCAGCAGGCGGTGATCGAAGCGGCCGGCAATGGAGCGCAAGTGGTGGTCACTGTCGACGACTACGGCACCTGCGATCTCAGCTCGGTGTTCGTCAAGCAGATGATCGACGCCGGCGTACAGATCCAGCTGTTCGATCCGCAGCCGCGCTTCATGGGCATGCGCACCAACCTGTTCCGCCGCCTGCATCGCAAGGTGGTGGTGATCGACGGCGAACAGGCGTTCATCGGCGGCATCAACTACAGCGTCGATCACATGACCGACACCGGCCTGACTGCCAAGCAGGACTACGCGGTGCGGGTGCGTGGGCCGATCATCGCCGATATCCATCACAGCGCCCTGCACATGCTCAGCCCGGCGGTGCGCAGGCGCCTGGAACCGGTGCCGTTGCGCCTTGAGCATGCCGGCAGTGCGCGCATGCTGCTGGCCGAGCGTGACAACCAGCAGCACACCACCGATATCGAAGAGCAGTACCTGGCGGCGATCCGCAAGGCCAATACGCGGATTACCCTGGCCAATGCCTACTTCTTTCCCAGCTACCGCTTCCTGCGCGAATTGCGCAACGCCTCGCGACGCGGGGTGAAGGTCACGCTGATTCTGCAGGGCAAGCCGGACATGCCCTTCGTGCGCGTCTGCTCGCGGCTGACCTACACCTACCTGCTGCGCGACGGTGTGGTGATCCACGAGTACAAGCAGCGCGCGCTGCACGGCAAGGTGGCGCTGATCGATCATGAGTGGTCCACGGTCGGTTCCAGCAATCTCGACCCGCTGAGCCTGGCGTTGAACCTGGAGGCCAACCTGTTCATCCGCGATGCGCGCCTGAACCAGCACCTGCAAGAGCACCTGTTGGGTCTGGCCGCCGCCCATAGCGTACCGATCACCCTCAAGGGCGCGGCACGTGGCCAGTGGTGGCGGGCACCGATGATCTTTCTGTGCTTCCACTTCCTGCGGCATTTCCCGGCCATCGCCGGCCTGTTCCCGGTACATGGCATGCGCCTCAAGCCGCTGCGGGCCAAGGACGTGATGCCTGAAGCCCGCGTCATCAAGGATCAACAGCAGGCGGCTGCCGAGCTGTCAAATCAGGAGAAGACCTCATGA
- a CDS encoding endonuclease/exonuclease/phosphatase family protein: MTRAHPPVGARQPVSASLSLNVLTMNMHMGFGFFNRRFILPELREAVRSVSADVVFLQEVHGEHQRHASRVEGWPTISQYEFLADSMWSSFAYGRNAVYPEGDHGNALLSKYPIVRHENLDVSIHGTEERGLLHCVLEVPQFGEVHAVCVHLGLREKHREQQIRLLAQLVRRLPEGEPVIVAGDFNDWRLRADALLEGTGLHEVFVHHTGAAARSFPARWPLLRLDRIYVANAQSRRPRVLSNRPWSHLSDHAPLAVEVSL, translated from the coding sequence TTGACCCGTGCCCATCCGCCCGTCGGCGCCCGGCAGCCGGTATCGGCCAGCCTCTCACTGAACGTACTGACCATGAACATGCATATGGGCTTTGGCTTCTTCAATCGCCGTTTCATCCTGCCGGAGCTGCGCGAAGCGGTGCGCAGCGTGTCGGCTGACGTGGTGTTTCTCCAGGAGGTGCATGGTGAGCACCAGCGCCATGCCAGCCGGGTCGAGGGTTGGCCGACCATCTCCCAGTACGAGTTCCTCGCCGACAGCATGTGGAGCAGCTTCGCTTATGGCCGCAATGCGGTTTATCCGGAAGGCGACCACGGCAACGCGCTGCTCTCCAAATACCCCATCGTGCGTCACGAGAACCTCGATGTGTCGATTCATGGCACCGAAGAGCGGGGCCTGCTGCACTGCGTGCTGGAGGTGCCGCAGTTCGGCGAAGTACATGCCGTGTGTGTACACCTGGGCCTGCGCGAGAAGCACCGCGAACAGCAGATCCGCCTGCTGGCGCAACTGGTCCGGCGTCTGCCCGAGGGGGAGCCGGTGATCGTCGCCGGCGACTTCAACGACTGGCGCCTGCGCGCCGATGCGCTGCTCGAAGGCACCGGCCTGCATGAAGTCTTCGTGCATCACACCGGCGCTGCGGCGCGCAGTTTTCCGGCGCGCTGGCCGCTGCTGCGCCTGGACCGCATCTACGTGGCCAATGCGCAGAGCCGCCGCCCGCGTGTGTTGTCCAATCGGCCCTGGTCGCATCTGTCCGACCATGCGCCCCTGGCCGTGGAGGTGAGCCTGTGA